The Oncorhynchus nerka isolate Pitt River linkage group LG11, Oner_Uvic_2.0, whole genome shotgun sequence genome includes the window caggacaatgacacaccacctccaggctgtgtaagggctatttgaccaaggaggagattgatggagtgctgcatcagatgaactggcctccacaatcacccgacctcaacccaattgagatggtttgggatgagttcgagcgcagagttaaggaaaagcagccaacaagtgctcagcatatgtgggaactccttcaaagacggttggaaaagcatttcaggtgaagctggttgagagaacgccaagagtgtgcaaagctgtcatcaaggcaaagggtgactactttgaagaaactcaaaaatataatatattttgatttgttaaacactttttggttactacatgattccatgtgttatttcatagttttgatgtctcaactattattatacaatgtagaaaatcgaatgagtatgtgtgtccaaacttttgactggtactgtatactgaacaaaaatctaaacgcaACATGTTGACGAACAAATGTGTTTACAACTCATTTGCCAACGtaatccagccacctgacaggtgtggcagatcaagaagctgattaaaaagcgTGATCAATTACACAAGTGTACattgtgctagggacaataaaatgtgttttgtcacacaacacaataatgtcatgttttgagggagcgtgcaattggcatgcttactgcaggaatgtccatcagggCTGTGAATGTCCTAATTAAATTCAGTGAAATTCTTAAAAATGTAAATattgaaacatttaaaaagtttttagattaaactatactaaatatattcatatCACCAAAGAACTGATTCAAATGCTGTTTTGCAATGAAtgttacagtagcctcaacagcactctgtagggtagcaccactGGAACCCACTAAGGTGTTTCAGATGCTAAGCTTATGGTTGCAGCGGTGTGTAGAATGGAGATACCGAGATGTGAAGTGTGCAGGTGGTCATGGGCGAAACAAATATGTAGTATTGGTGGGAAAAGAAGCGGTCAATTGTGGGGGTGCCCATGTTGCTGTAAATCAGAAGTGCCTGGTGCAAGAAAGACCGGTTGAGGTTGCCAGGGTCAAAGTAGGACAGAAAGTGTCATATGTTGAGGCAGGGAAGAGAGTCGAGGATGATGGGTCAAGGGTGAGTAGTAGGCCTTGGCCAATACAGAGTGATATGAATGTGCTTCAATGAGGTTGGCTTCTTAGCATTCATTGCCACggttatcaactgtaccgcaGAATTGGAACATAAAAGAATAGATgctgtggtggcagctgcatTGAAATACTTGGTTGTACTGTTTTACAGCAGAAGAGTTAGGTGTGTTGAATGAGaatccctcctgtcctcccaggcCGCTGGCCTAGTGTAGGATCAGTTAGGGTCAAAATAGTGGAATGGGATTTTTAAAATTAAATATTGGTATATAGGTGTAGGATTAGTTGGTGGTGCAATGTTTtcctttttatttttgtatcacaAAATGTTAGGTGATCGACAACACACTACCGCACAGTAGGTGGCGGGATGCACAAACAAAATGTGTGAACGCCATGACACCAAAGAATAAGACGTAAACGGACGTGACAAAGGACAGTTTCCACGTTAGTGTTTTTAGTCGTTTATTAACACACTGGAAATCAAAATATGACTAATTTAAAGGCACATAATCACATAATTCGCGTTGGAGTCAGGACCTATCTAGGAAACGATAGCTagctgctaacgttagctaacaatggctaactgtaacgttatggtttttcacactcaaatagcctccatTATGGAGGTGTTAGCGAGTGCAGCCGTGGCAGATATATGTAAACTTgtagacgacgactatgcagtgtttcgtttggaaataactCAAAGCCGAAAAGAAAACAGGACATTGAGGAGAAAACTACAGCTACTGGAACTGAAGGTGGCACGGGAGCGCGCAGAGAGGACAATGCAACAGCGCGTCGTCGCCAGTCGTCCCAGAAGTGTCAAGATCCTCGACCGATATAGAGGAATGGCAAGAGGTACATTTAGCATTAGGCCGAGACTACTCTCCTCTGCGCATGTGTGACTTTAAAGGCGTTAACCAGAAATGGGTCTTGGTCTGTTTTTGGATAGTATGCAATAATTCCCCTAATTACTTAGCCATCTTGCACAAAAACACAATCATATTCTAAACATATTGATTTACTGCATTTACTATTATTTACTAATTGAAAATAATGATGCATGCAATATAAATCGATCAATACATAGTATATCAATAAGTTATGCAAAGTGTTACCTTCCATCCTTGCCAATTCTAGACAGTATCAAAACTGTCAATAGTGTGTGCAATATATAGCATTGAGACTTGACAGTACCTAACCACCTCTTTCCCCCCCAATCGCTCTTTCAGGTGAAGGACATCTCACTGGAGGCCACAGGAGCtttgtgaagccagcaggacacaaTACATGGAGCGATGATCAACCAATCACTGTTGATGAGGGGAGTGGAACCTCAACTGAGCATGTTATCGTGATAGAGGTTAGtgtagtattacagtattacagtattacagtacatcaaATGTGGACTGTTTATTTCAGAAAGGCTCCCCTCAGCTACTCACTTGCTTACGTGTACATACATATTATTCTGCCATAGTTGAGCTTGTGAGACTTCCTTCCATTGTTATCCAATTCAACTCCTGTGCCGGTAATAACTTCCTCTCTTCTTGTGTCAGTCTGCAGATGCCACGGCTGCAGGTCCTGGGGTCAAGCAGGAGAggactgaaggagaggaggacccacGGCACAGCAGAGACATTCAGTCGGGTGCAGCTGTAGCCATGGAGGACCCCGCCACCACCCTAGTGCAGCCCAGCTCCCGACGCAGCATGACGGAGGTCAGTGGAACGCTGAACGCCGTCCTCAAGTCAGAGACGGACACCAAGACTTTAACTGTAACACACAGGCCTTTACACACAGGATCTGACGACAGGTCAGACCCAGAGAGTCTGGgactggggagactgggctgTCCTCCTGCTCCCGGCTCAGAGTATTTACTTTATGGTAACCGAAGCCTGGTTCATTCCCATCGGGTCTCAGGTGACGCGTTAGAAACTGGCAATTATCTATCTTTCTCTTACCCTACAGAGATGGATCCTGGCAACATATCCATGGGTTTAGAGAGACAGGCTGATCCGTCTAGAGGGGACTGGAACCgatacagtagtagtgtatacTCTGAGGGGTGCCTAGATAAGAAAGGGGAAGGTCTGGTCGAAGATGAAGTGACTGTAAAAGTGGAGGGCGACTTTCCTCCCACATGGAATGCAGCTTGTCACCTAGGAGATGGATTCTCACAGGGCAGAGATTTCTTAGATTACAGTTTAAAGACCAATCTAAATGTCCCGACCCACTCCCCTTTACACGCGCTCAGGGATCGTGGCCCAGTGTCCACGTCGATGGCGCCTTCCGATTTACAAGGCCGCGTCCTTTTCGATCAGGTATTGAACTCAAACGACAGGGCTAGAGTCCAGACTCAGGGAAAGGGAGCCACATCAGGCAGTAGTAAAGAGAAACggttcctctgcatgttctgtaacaaaggcttcagTTGCTCCCAGAAGGTAGAGATCCACCAGAGGATCCACACAGGGGTGAAACCCTTtagctgtacccagtgtcacatgcGCTTTGCCCAGGCTGGccacctgaagaggcaccagagggtccacacaggggtgaaacccttcagctgtacccagtgtcaaATGCGCTTTGCCCAGGCTGGTGActtgaagaggcaccagagggtccacacaggggagaaacccttctGCTGCCAGCtgtgtgagaagaggttctcccgCCAGCACCAGCTGAAGATGCACCTGAAGATCCACACGGGAGAGAGGCCATTCTCCTGAAGGCATATATAGATTTCCGTGTTGAATATTGCTGGGTAGAATAATTCATCCAGACATTGTGTGAtataaggcacacacacacacacacacacacacacacacacacacagtaacccagaaagtggtaaacaaatcaaagtagctgccctctgccttgatgacagctttggcattctttcaaccagcttcacctagaatgcttttccaacagtcttgaaggacttcccacataagctgagcacttgttggctgcttttccttcactctacggtccagctcatcccaaaccatctcaattggttagaggtcaggtgattgtggaggccaggtcatctgatgcagtactccatccactctcctccttggtcaaatagcccttacacagcctggaggtgtgttgggtcattgtcctgttgaaaaataaatgatagtccctcctaagcacaaaccagatgggatggcgtatcgtagcagaatgctgtggtagccatgctggttaagggtggtttgaattctaaataaatcacaccaCTTCCTCCATGCTccagtgggaactacacatgcagagatcatccgttcacagaCACGGCGGTAGGAGCCaataatctcaaatttggaccaccagtctaatgtccattgctcgtgtttcttggcccatgcaagtcttcttattggtgtcctttagtagtggtttattttcagcaattcgaccatgaaggcctgattcacacagtctcctctgaacagttgatgttgaaaggtgtctgttacttgaactctgaagcatttatttgggctggaatttctgaggctggtaactaatgaacttatcctctgtattctgcccttgagttaccttctaacaggatggcagcacactctgcaacagaggtaacactgggtcttgaaaacgttcaaagttcttgaaattttccaggtTTGACTGACCTTTATTTTAAAGTAATGACagactgtttctctttgcttatttgagatagccctatttggtaaaataccaagtccatcttctgtataccacccctaccttgtcacaacacaactgattagctcaaacgcattaaggaaagaaatgtcacaaatgaacttttaacaaggcatacctgttaatttaaatgcattccaggtgactacatcatgaagctggtcgagagaatgccaagagtgtgaaaagctgtcaaggcaaagggtggctactttgaagaatctcaaatacaaaatatattttgatttgtttaacacttttttttggttactaaatgattccatagtttgtcttcactattctacaatgtagaaagtagtaaaaataaagaaaaaccctggaatgagaaggtgtgtccaaacttttgactggtcctgtaaataaataaatgtgtatatttgttgtattatacaGGGCGCATTTGAAAAGGAGACCTAGGTCTCTATGTCCTCCATgcaaaaaaaggttaaataaaatactcTGACAACACGTACAGAAAATTGGCCCCCGCTTTAAATGACTTTCAGCTTATAAAGCCTACATAAATGTACTACAAATCTATTACCctatgtcatgctttataaatTTGACATAACCCACTAACATGTGCTTAATAAATGCCTTAAATCATAGAGGCTTCACAAAGCATTTATAACCCTGTCATGCATCTTGCTAGTGCACTGCAACGGCAGGATATTGGGTTCGATTCCTGGCACCACCCATATGTAGAAATGTATTCAtgcatgactaagtcgctttggataaaagtatcTGCTAAATTTGACACACTATATTACACTAAAACTTTTCTAGGATGGCCCAACCTCTTTCTtgagacttttcccacattttgctacgttacagccttattctaaaatggattaaataaatgtttcctcaatctacacacaataccccataatgacaaagcaaaaacaggttaataCATTTTTGCTAAGTTATTACAAATATAAaccagataccttatttacaaaagtattcagcccctttgctatgagctcaggtttatcctgtttccattgaacatctTTGAGATGCTTcttcaacttggagtccacctgtggcaaattcaattgattgttcAGGATTTGAAaagggcacacacctgtctatataagatcccacagttgacaatacatgtcagagcaaaaaccaagccatgaggtcgaaggaattgtccgtagagctactagacaggattatgtcaaggcacagatctggagaagggtaccaaaaatgtctacATCATTGaaggtggcctccatcattcttaaatggaagaagtatggaaccaccaaggctcttcctagagctggccgttcagccaaactgagaaatcggtggagaagggccttggtcagggaggtgaccaagaaccctgatagtcactctgacagagctccagaattcctctgtggagatgggagaaccttccagaaagacaaccatctctgcagccctccaccagtcaggcttttatggtagagtggccagacggaagacacgcCCCAGTAAagaagcacatgacagcccacttgtattttgccaaaagacacctaaaggactctcaaaccatgagtaagaaaattctctggtctgatgaaaccaagattgaactctttggcctgaatgccaagcgttgtgtctggaggaaacctggcaccatctctacggtgaagaatggtggtggcagcatcatcctgtggagatgtttttcagcttcagggactgggagagtagtcaggatcaagggaaaaataaacggagcaaagtacagagagttccttgatgaaaccctgctccagagctctcaggacctcagatttgggaaaaggtttaccttccaacaggacaatgaccctaagcccacagccaagacaacacatgagtggcttcgggacaagtctctgaatgtccttgagtggccaagcaaGAGCACAGATTTGAACCcgttcgaacatctctggaaacctgaaaatagctgtgcggcaacactccccatccaacctgagagcttgagaggatatgcagagaatgggagaaactccccaaatacaggtgtgccaagcttgtagtgtcatagccaagaagactcgaggctgtaatcgctgccaaaggtgcttcaacaaagtactgagtaaagggtctgaatacttatgtaaatgtgatcagtttatttaaaataaaatatgctaaagctgtttttgctttgtctgaaaaaatgtcagtctctcgatgtgcaaaacggatagagacataccccaagcgacttacagctgtaatcgcagcaaaaggtggcgctacaaagtattaacttaagggggctgaataattttgcacgcccaatttttcagtttttgatttgttaaaaaagtttgaaatatccaataaatgtcgttccacttcatgattgtgtcccacttgttgttgattcttcacaaaaaaatagttttatatctttatgtttgaagcctgaaatgtggcaaaaggtcgcaaagttcaagggggccgaatactttcgcaaggcactgtaagtgtcAGGAAGTAGGTTATTTACACTCTGCTGATTTTACGAAGGTTCTCTCATGAGCCACGGGTTATTGTATAGTGTGAGAGGAATTTAAAATGGGTTGATGGACCTGCAAAGTTTGTGTGCGTGTCAGAACCAAGAAGATTTGGAGTAGTCCAACCTGAGACTACTGCACCATGTATTCATTTTCTGTTCCCATGCTGGAGACCAGGGCTTGATTACAACCTGTTACAATGTTGCCAACATTTTGTGACTGATCTTTCAGTGGGGGAGTGGGTGAAtgtgtcaaagacctgactgggcccagcaccgcGCTGTATGGCTCGTTTTTGTTGTGTGCAGATTTCTGTATTGAGGAACATGTAACTTGGTTCCAGAAGAAAGACACTTAATGTCTTTATGCTGGGGGCTTTTGTCAAGGTAAGTGTTTCTTGGTGTAACGTTGTCCCCAGGCTATTGCACGTACTATATCAACCATTCAAAGTTCGCCTTAGTGGGCGTGACCATAGAATTCTATAGGAGTGACCTGAGTATAAAGTTTGTCATCATCACTAAACAGTCAGTCATAATTATGGCTAAACCCTACCCATTTCCAGAATAGAttttcttaaaatgtgattttaaacctaaccctaactaatgAAGGTCAAGTTTGATGCGTTGGTCCACCAGACCTTCCACACATTAGGGCAGAAGTGCCTGGAACGAGATTAGGTGTAACATGACATCACATTAGAGCATATGCCCTCCTTCAGCACAACATGTCACCCTTCATAAAGCACATGTTTATATCATATTTGACATTGGTGATTATCACACGGTTATGCCACATTTTTGAACCCTTTATAAAGAATGGCATATGGTTATAGATGCTTTTTTAACATGTAGGGCTTTAAGAAGCCGATCATTTAAAGCGGGACCAACAATTGTGTAATATGTCCAATACGGGAAAAAAAAATGGATTTAAGCTGATTGGCCTCAAAATGAGCAGCAAATTCCTCTGGGTGTAAACTCCCGTGGATTTGAAACTAAAGTGCCAAAATGATCCCCCTTTAAATGCATACAGAAAATGATGTAAGGTGCAATAAAATATAGgagtacacacacaaaaaacattgGTGCCCATTTAAGATTGAAAACATAAAAAATACAATCAGGTTGTATGATAACTAGTATAAAATATGAACATTTCTGCACAATGTTATTTTCGCCCTAATTATTAATTTACAAAGTAACAGGAAAATACTCTTATTCTGAAGGATTCCAAAAATCTGTGACCTGGAAGTATTTAGCTAGTTCTTATTGCCTGCTTCACAGTGGTAAAAATAACGTCCACATTAACGTTTTTATTGTTGTGATTTAGACGATTGTTAACACCCTGGAACTCAAAATATGACATATTTAACTGCACCGCATCACATACGTATCCCAGGTCATCTTTAATTCGCGTTGGCGACGGAGTGGTTGATAGATGTTATCTAGAtaacgctagctagctgctaacaatggctaactgtatggtttttcacactcaaatagcctccgtcatggaggtgctagcgaatgcagccgtggcagagatctgtaaactcgtagacgatgactatgcagtgtttcgtttggaaataactcaaagccagaaagaaaacaggTCATTGCGGAGGAAACTACTGGAACTGAAGGTGGCACGGGAGCGCGCAGAGAGGACAATCCGAGAGCGCGCCCTCGCCAGTCGTCCCAGTGGTGTCAAGATCCTCGATCGATACAGAGGAATAACAAGAGGTACATTTTGAAGGAGGACGAAGGTGCGCTGCCTGTCGCCCCTAGTATATAGCACAGTGCCTAGCTCCCCGTTCACCATCTGCACTAGCTACAGATTGTAACACCAGATAATGAATGTGATTTGACCAAAGATTTTAGGACCATTAGAATCGCCAATACCAGGTGAGGTTATCTTCGTCCTCGATTTGGGGAAAAATGAGTAATAAAATGTGTCCAGTTGAAGGGGGTCCGTTTTATTTTAAAAACTCTACATTTTCCAAATTCAATCAAATGTTTGGTCCATTAAGTAACCGAGACCGGTGTCTGTCATTATGATAGACCGTTTGGGGTAGACTCATCTGTCTCAATCAATGGTGGAGTTAATTTTACTTGGCAGGTGCCCCTGGTATGTGGAGATTAATTTAAGGACCAATGGAAAGGTCCCAAACTCCGCTGGGTCATTCAAAACAAACTGACCAGTGAGAATATTTGAAAAAGACAGGATTGAACATTGTTGGATTATTTTATGGACCCCAAAAATGATATTACTAAACAGagcattttctaaattcaaacAGACCCCCTGCAACTGGACAGACATTTTATGAGACTCATGTTTCCACAAATTGAGGATGAAGATAGGTATTGGCAGATACTAGTTTGTTTAGCCACACCTGTAACTACTAGTACAATAGATAGCTAAATGTTTTGGTTAAATCACATTATCCGGTGTTAGTCTGTAGCTCCCCTGCACATGTGTTCAGGTGTTTTATCCAAAATTGGATCTTGGTCAGTTTTTGGATAGTATGCAATAATTCCCCTAATTACTTAGCTATCTAGCACAAAGACACTATCATATTCTAACCCAATTCTTGATTTACTGCATTTCTTATTATTTGCTAAATGAAAACAATGTGATGCATGGAacataatacatcaatcaataaatAGTATTCAAGAAGTTATGAGAAGTGTTACCTTACTTCCTGGCCAATTCTAGACAGTGTAAATAATGTACAATATACCGTTGAGCATTGACAGTAGTTAACCTAACCACCTCTTTAACCCTCAATCACTCTCAGGTGA containing:
- the LOC135574042 gene encoding zinc finger protein 316-like, whose protein sequence is MANCNVMVFHTQIASIMEVLASAAVADICKLVDDDYAVFRLEITQSRKENRTLRRKLQLLELKVARERAERTMQQRVVASRPRSVKILDRYRGMARGEGHLTGGHRSFVKPAGHNTWSDDQPITVDEGSGTSTEHVIVIESADATAAGPGVKQERTEGEEDPRHSRDIQSGAAVAMEDPATTLVQPSSRRSMTEVSGTLNAVLKSETDTKTLTVTHRPLHTGSDDRSDPESLGLGRLGCPPAPGSEYLLYGNRSLVHSHRVSGDALETGNYLSFSYPTEMDPGNISMGLERQADPSRGDWNRYSSSVYSEGCLDKKGEGLVEDEVTVKVEGDFPPTWNAACHLGDGFSQGRDFLDYSLKTNLNVPTHSPLHALRDRGPVSTSMAPSDLQGRVLFDQVLNSNDRARVQTQGKGATSGSSKEKRFLCMFCNKGFSCSQKVEIHQRIHTGVKPFSCTQCHMRFAQAGHLKRHQRVHTGVKPFSCTQCQMRFAQAGDLKRHQRVHTGEKPFCCQLCEKRFSRQHQLKMHLKIHTGERPFS